Proteins encoded by one window of Brienomyrus brachyistius isolate T26 chromosome 1, BBRACH_0.4, whole genome shotgun sequence:
- the LOC125704397 gene encoding glucoside xylosyltransferase 1-like isoform X2, translated as MRRYLRVLLACAVFALLSALYVFSQFASSLERAAGRTDWRARRGDVRQGAGKGAQKSGPSDRHWFNRYILRDEKPSQAGGPGQEPVHLAVVACGQRLDETLTMLKSAVALGRQPLCFHIFAEDELHSGFRAALEAWPAPGRSRYNYTLYPITFPADNAAEWKKLFKPCASQRLFLPIILKDVDSLLYVDTDILFLRPVEDLWSLLARFNSSQLAAMAPEHEEPRIAWYSRFARHPYYGKTGLNSGVMLMNMTRIREKHFKNDMTSVALRWNDLLIPLLQKYKLNITWGDQDLLNIIFHHNPESLFLVPCQWNYRPDHCIYGSNCIPAEQEGVFILHGNRGVYHDEKQPSFRAVYQAFQRYTFGEDLVESLLLPLEEDLRKTTHTYCGRAGHLFTKRLQLSVRTSQGDPSRGQ; from the exons ATGCGACGCTACCTTCGCGTGCTCCTGGCGTGCGCCGTCTTCGCGCTGCTCTCCGCGCTCTATGTGTTCAGTCAGTTCGCCTCGTCGCTGGAGCGCGCGGCCGGGCGGACCGACTGGAGGGCGCGGCGCGGCGACGTGCGCCAGGGAGCCGGGAAAGGGGCGCAAAAATCAGGGCCGAGCGACCGGCATTGGTTTAACAG GTACATCCTGAGGGACGAGAAGCCGTCTCAGGCTGGGGGACCCGGGCAGGAGCCGGTGCACCTTGCCGTGGTGGCATGTGGGCAGCGGCTGGACGAGACGCTCACCATGCTCAAGTCTGCCGTCGCCCTCGGCCGCCAGCCTCTGTGCTTCCACATCTTTGCCGAGGACGAGCTGCACTCCGGCTTCAGAGCAGCG CTGGAGGCGTGGCCTGCCCCCGGCCGGTCCCGCTACAACTACACGCTGTACCCAATCACGTTCCCTGCTGACAACGCTGCTGAGTGGAAGAAGCTGTTCAAGCCCTGTGCCTCTCAGAGGCTCTTCCTGCCT ATCATCCTAAAGGACGTGGACTCCCTACTGTATGTGGACACGGACATCCTGTTCCTAAGGCCTGTGGAGGATCTGTGGTCCTTGTTGGCCCGTTTCAACTCCAGCCAACTGGCCGCCATGGCGCCAGAACACGAGGAGCCGCGCATCGCCTGGTACAGCCGTTTCGCACGGCACCCCTACTACGGCAAGACTGGCCTCAACTCCGGGGTCATGCTCATGAACATGACCAGGATCAGAGAGAAGCACTTCAAG AATGACATGACCTCGGTTGCCCTGCGGTGGAACGACCTCCTAATTCCATTGCTTCAGAAGTATAAGCTGAACATCacctggggagaccaggacctgCTCAACATCATCTTTCACCACAACCCTG AGAGCCTCTTCCTCGTCCCCTGCCAGTGGAACTACCGGCCAGACCACTGCATTTACGGAAGCAACTGCATACCggcggagcaggagggggtctTCATCCTCCACGGCAACCGGGGCGTCTATCATGACGAGAAGCAGCCTTCGTTCCGGGCGGTTTACCAGGCGTTTCAGAGG tACACATTTGGGGAAGATTTGGTTGAGTCTCTCCTGCTACCTTTGGAGGAAGATTTACGCAAGACGACTCACACTTACTGTGGCCGGGCGGGACATCTTTTCACCAAGAGGCTTCAGCTGAGTGTGAGGACTTCTCAGGGGGACCCTTCCAGAGGACAGTGA
- the LOC125704397 gene encoding glucoside xylosyltransferase 1-like isoform X1, translating to MRRYLRVLLACAVFALLSALYVFSQFASSLERAAGRTDWRARRGDVRQGAGKGAQKSGPSDRHWFNRCRSLSVSYWNPYWRLPPAVCGMNCLMESSFRYILRDEKPSQAGGPGQEPVHLAVVACGQRLDETLTMLKSAVALGRQPLCFHIFAEDELHSGFRAALEAWPAPGRSRYNYTLYPITFPADNAAEWKKLFKPCASQRLFLPIILKDVDSLLYVDTDILFLRPVEDLWSLLARFNSSQLAAMAPEHEEPRIAWYSRFARHPYYGKTGLNSGVMLMNMTRIREKHFKNDMTSVALRWNDLLIPLLQKYKLNITWGDQDLLNIIFHHNPESLFLVPCQWNYRPDHCIYGSNCIPAEQEGVFILHGNRGVYHDEKQPSFRAVYQAFQRYTFGEDLVESLLLPLEEDLRKTTHTYCGRAGHLFTKRLQLSVRTSQGDPSRGQ from the exons ATGCGACGCTACCTTCGCGTGCTCCTGGCGTGCGCCGTCTTCGCGCTGCTCTCCGCGCTCTATGTGTTCAGTCAGTTCGCCTCGTCGCTGGAGCGCGCGGCCGGGCGGACCGACTGGAGGGCGCGGCGCGGCGACGTGCGCCAGGGAGCCGGGAAAGGGGCGCAAAAATCAGGGCCGAGCGACCGGCATTGGTTTAACAG GTGTAGGAGTTTGTCAGTGTCTTACTGGAATCCCTATTGgaggctgccccctgctgtttgtGGAATGAACTGCTTAATGGAATCGTCTTTTAG GTACATCCTGAGGGACGAGAAGCCGTCTCAGGCTGGGGGACCCGGGCAGGAGCCGGTGCACCTTGCCGTGGTGGCATGTGGGCAGCGGCTGGACGAGACGCTCACCATGCTCAAGTCTGCCGTCGCCCTCGGCCGCCAGCCTCTGTGCTTCCACATCTTTGCCGAGGACGAGCTGCACTCCGGCTTCAGAGCAGCG CTGGAGGCGTGGCCTGCCCCCGGCCGGTCCCGCTACAACTACACGCTGTACCCAATCACGTTCCCTGCTGACAACGCTGCTGAGTGGAAGAAGCTGTTCAAGCCCTGTGCCTCTCAGAGGCTCTTCCTGCCT ATCATCCTAAAGGACGTGGACTCCCTACTGTATGTGGACACGGACATCCTGTTCCTAAGGCCTGTGGAGGATCTGTGGTCCTTGTTGGCCCGTTTCAACTCCAGCCAACTGGCCGCCATGGCGCCAGAACACGAGGAGCCGCGCATCGCCTGGTACAGCCGTTTCGCACGGCACCCCTACTACGGCAAGACTGGCCTCAACTCCGGGGTCATGCTCATGAACATGACCAGGATCAGAGAGAAGCACTTCAAG AATGACATGACCTCGGTTGCCCTGCGGTGGAACGACCTCCTAATTCCATTGCTTCAGAAGTATAAGCTGAACATCacctggggagaccaggacctgCTCAACATCATCTTTCACCACAACCCTG AGAGCCTCTTCCTCGTCCCCTGCCAGTGGAACTACCGGCCAGACCACTGCATTTACGGAAGCAACTGCATACCggcggagcaggagggggtctTCATCCTCCACGGCAACCGGGGCGTCTATCATGACGAGAAGCAGCCTTCGTTCCGGGCGGTTTACCAGGCGTTTCAGAGG tACACATTTGGGGAAGATTTGGTTGAGTCTCTCCTGCTACCTTTGGAGGAAGATTTACGCAAGACGACTCACACTTACTGTGGCCGGGCGGGACATCTTTTCACCAAGAGGCTTCAGCTGAGTGTGAGGACTTCTCAGGGGGACCCTTCCAGAGGACAGTGA
- the LOC125704397 gene encoding glucoside xylosyltransferase 1-like isoform X3: MQHMEHWRRLEPKSQRCRSLSVSYWNPYWRLPPAVCGMNCLMESSFRYILRDEKPSQAGGPGQEPVHLAVVACGQRLDETLTMLKSAVALGRQPLCFHIFAEDELHSGFRAALEAWPAPGRSRYNYTLYPITFPADNAAEWKKLFKPCASQRLFLPIILKDVDSLLYVDTDILFLRPVEDLWSLLARFNSSQLAAMAPEHEEPRIAWYSRFARHPYYGKTGLNSGVMLMNMTRIREKHFKNDMTSVALRWNDLLIPLLQKYKLNITWGDQDLLNIIFHHNPESLFLVPCQWNYRPDHCIYGSNCIPAEQEGVFILHGNRGVYHDEKQPSFRAVYQAFQRYTFGEDLVESLLLPLEEDLRKTTHTYCGRAGHLFTKRLQLSVRTSQGDPSRGQ; this comes from the exons ATGCAGCACATGGAACACTGGCGGAGGCTTGAAcccaagtcccagag GTGTAGGAGTTTGTCAGTGTCTTACTGGAATCCCTATTGgaggctgccccctgctgtttgtGGAATGAACTGCTTAATGGAATCGTCTTTTAG GTACATCCTGAGGGACGAGAAGCCGTCTCAGGCTGGGGGACCCGGGCAGGAGCCGGTGCACCTTGCCGTGGTGGCATGTGGGCAGCGGCTGGACGAGACGCTCACCATGCTCAAGTCTGCCGTCGCCCTCGGCCGCCAGCCTCTGTGCTTCCACATCTTTGCCGAGGACGAGCTGCACTCCGGCTTCAGAGCAGCG CTGGAGGCGTGGCCTGCCCCCGGCCGGTCCCGCTACAACTACACGCTGTACCCAATCACGTTCCCTGCTGACAACGCTGCTGAGTGGAAGAAGCTGTTCAAGCCCTGTGCCTCTCAGAGGCTCTTCCTGCCT ATCATCCTAAAGGACGTGGACTCCCTACTGTATGTGGACACGGACATCCTGTTCCTAAGGCCTGTGGAGGATCTGTGGTCCTTGTTGGCCCGTTTCAACTCCAGCCAACTGGCCGCCATGGCGCCAGAACACGAGGAGCCGCGCATCGCCTGGTACAGCCGTTTCGCACGGCACCCCTACTACGGCAAGACTGGCCTCAACTCCGGGGTCATGCTCATGAACATGACCAGGATCAGAGAGAAGCACTTCAAG AATGACATGACCTCGGTTGCCCTGCGGTGGAACGACCTCCTAATTCCATTGCTTCAGAAGTATAAGCTGAACATCacctggggagaccaggacctgCTCAACATCATCTTTCACCACAACCCTG AGAGCCTCTTCCTCGTCCCCTGCCAGTGGAACTACCGGCCAGACCACTGCATTTACGGAAGCAACTGCATACCggcggagcaggagggggtctTCATCCTCCACGGCAACCGGGGCGTCTATCATGACGAGAAGCAGCCTTCGTTCCGGGCGGTTTACCAGGCGTTTCAGAGG tACACATTTGGGGAAGATTTGGTTGAGTCTCTCCTGCTACCTTTGGAGGAAGATTTACGCAAGACGACTCACACTTACTGTGGCCGGGCGGGACATCTTTTCACCAAGAGGCTTCAGCTGAGTGTGAGGACTTCTCAGGGGGACCCTTCCAGAGGACAGTGA